TTGTCGGGCATCAGCTTGGAACCACGGGCATCCAACGCACCCTTCACAAGGATGAGGGTTGTGGTGTGGAGTCCAAGAGCGATGGCGTGGTGCACAAGGAAGTCACCAGGACCAATCGGCAGGAACACATCGGTGTTGCCGTTGATTGCGCCCATCCAACCGTCCATGTAAGCGGCATTGGCATTGGCAGCCGCGCCTCCAGCATTGGAGAGCAGCACATCAAAGCCATAGATCGCTTTACCCGAGGCAGCTTGAACAAACTGAGCAAACACAGGCTCCACCAGGATCTGCTTCTCAGGCGTACCGAAGGCAACAACAACGTCGTTATGGACGTAGAGGCCCAAGGTATGGAACCCGAGGAAGAGAGACACCCAGCTCAAGTGACTAATGATCGCTTCCTTGTGCTCGAGCATCCGAGCCAGGACGTTGTCCTTATTGGCTTCGGGGTCGTAATCACGAATGAAGAAGATCGCACCGTGAGCGAAGGCACCACACATCAAAGCGATGGCGATGTACTGGTGGTGGGTGTAAAGCGCTGCCGAGGTTGTGTAGTCCTTCGCGATGAAGGCATACGACGGCATCGCATACATGTGCTGCGCCACCAAGCTGGTCACCACGCCGAGTGAGGCGAGGGCCAAGCCCAACTGGAAGTGAAGGCTGTTGTTGATGGTGTCGTACAGGCCTTTATGGCCAGCCCCCAAATCCCCAGGAGTGCCCTTGGGAGGATTGTGGGTTTCGAGGATCTCCTTAATGGAGTGACCAATACCGAAGTTGGTCCGGTACATGTGACCGGCAATCACGAACAAACAACCGATCGCCAAATGGTGATGGGCAATGTCCGTGAGCCAAAGAGCCTCTGTTTGGGGGTGAAAACCACCCAAGAAGGTCAAAATCGCAGTACCAGATCCTTCTGTACTCCCGAACACCTGATTCATGGAATCGGGGTTCTGGGCGTACACGCCCCAGTTGCCGGTGAAGAAAGGGCCAAGTCCTGCGGGATGAGGCATCACGCTGAGGAAATTGTCCCAACCGACGTGCTGACCACGGGACTCAGGGATCGCCACGTGAACCAGGTGACCGGTCCAAGCGATGGAGCTGAATCCAAAGAGAACAGCGAGGTGATGGTTCAAACGCGACTCAGCGTTTTTGAACCAAGCAAGAGAAGGACGGAACTTGGGTTGCAGATGCAACCAACCAGCGAACAGGGCCCAAGCCGACAGGATCATCATGAAGATGGATCCTTGATACAGCTCGGCATTCGTGGTCATGCCGATTGTGTAAAACCAGTGATAAAGGCCTGAGTAGGCAATGTTCACTGGGGAGGAAGCACCAGCTTGGGTAAAGGCGTCAATGGCGCCTTGACCAAAGTGGGGATCCCAAATTGCGTGAGCGATGGGGCGCACGTGCAGAGGGTCGGCGACCCACTGCTCGAAGTTGCCCTGCCAGGCGATGTGGAACAGGTTTCCCGAAACCCACAGGCCGATGATCGCGAGATGGCCGAAATGTGTGGAGAAGAGCTTTTGATAAAGCCGCTCCTCCGTCATTCCGTCATGGCTCTCGAAGTCGTGAGCCGTGGCGATCCCGTACCAAATACGGCGGGTTGTCGGGTCCTGGGCCAGACCCTGGCTGAACGAAGGAAATTTCGTTGCCATAGAGGGGGAGGTCAGGTGAGGTCAGCCGACCACAAGAATGTGGGCGTGGAAGAAAGCCCAAGTGGTCGCAATACCACCCAAGAGGTAGTGGGCAACACCCACTGCACGGCCTTGGATGATTGAAAGCGCACGGGGCTGGATGGCAGGAGCCACCTTCAACTTGTTGTGGGCCCAAACAATGGACTCAATCAACTCCTGCCAATAGCCGCGGCCACTGAACAGGAACATCAGGCTGAACGCCCAGATGAAGTGAGCACCTAGGAACATGATTCCGTAGGCACTGGTGGAGGATCCATAGCTGTTGATCACCTGCACGGCCTGAGCCCAGAGGTAATCACGCAGCCAACCATTAATGGTGATGGCGCTCTGCGCAAAGTTTCCGTTGGTGATGTGCGCAACAGAACCATCCGCATTCACCGTCCCCCAAATATCGCTTTGCATCTTCCATGAGAAGTGGAAAATAACAATCGACAGGGAGTTGTACATCCAGAACAGGCCAAGGAACACGTGGTCCCAAGCCGACACCTGACATGTACCGCCACGGCCAGGGCCGTCGCAGGAGAAGCGGAAGCCGAGGTTCGCCT
The DNA window shown above is from Synechococcus sp. CC9902 and carries:
- the psaB gene encoding photosystem I core protein PsaB; its protein translation is MATKFPSFSQGLAQDPTTRRIWYGIATAHDFESHDGMTEERLYQKLFSTHFGHLAIIGLWVSGNLFHIAWQGNFEQWVADPLHVRPIAHAIWDPHFGQGAIDAFTQAGASSPVNIAYSGLYHWFYTIGMTTNAELYQGSIFMMILSAWALFAGWLHLQPKFRPSLAWFKNAESRLNHHLAVLFGFSSIAWTGHLVHVAIPESRGQHVGWDNFLSVMPHPAGLGPFFTGNWGVYAQNPDSMNQVFGSTEGSGTAILTFLGGFHPQTEALWLTDIAHHHLAIGCLFVIAGHMYRTNFGIGHSIKEILETHNPPKGTPGDLGAGHKGLYDTINNSLHFQLGLALASLGVVTSLVAQHMYAMPSYAFIAKDYTTSAALYTHHQYIAIALMCGAFAHGAIFFIRDYDPEANKDNVLARMLEHKEAIISHLSWVSLFLGFHTLGLYVHNDVVVAFGTPEKQILVEPVFAQFVQAASGKAIYGFDVLLSNAGGAAANANAAYMDGWMGAINGNTDVFLPIGPGDFLVHHAIALGLHTTTLILVKGALDARGSKLMPDKKDFGYSFPCDGPGRGGTCDISAWDAFYLAVFWALNTVGWLTFYWHWKHLAIWSGNVAQFNESSTYLMGWFRDYLWLNSSQLINGYNPFGSNNLAVWSWMFLFGHLVWATGFMFLISWRGYWQELIETIVWAHQRSPIANMMGWRDKPVALSIVQARVVGLAHFSVGYVLTYAAFLIASTSGKFG